One genomic segment of Arthrobacter sp. zg-Y1110 includes these proteins:
- a CDS encoding biotin carboxylase N-terminal domain-containing protein has protein sequence MSQNIPAPAATPAKALTKILIANRGEIAVRVIRAARDEGIAAVAVYAEPDRDALHVRLADEAFALGGNTAAESYLDMDKILDAAARAGADAIHPGYGFLSENAEFAQRVIDAGLTWIGPSPAAISSLGDKVQARHIAAKVGAPLVPGTADPVESAQDVLDFADRHGLPLAIKAAFGGGGRGIKVARTREEIPEMFDSAVREATAAFGRGECFIERFLDAPRHVETQCLADAYGNVVVISTRDCSLQRRNQKLVEEAPAPFLTEEQNASLYSASKAILKEAGYQGAGTCEFLVGKDGTISFLEVNTRLQVEHPVSEEVTGLDLVREQFRIARGEALGYGDPEVRGHSFEFRINGEDPGRNFMPAPGTVSEFKLPTGPGVRVDSGIEAGETVGGNFDSMLAKLIVTGATRREALQRARRALAEIDVAGLPTVLPFHRAVAADPAFTGEDTFGVHTRWIETEFVNTIPAWSGEPGTGDDDDERRRVTVEVGGKRLEVVLPAGLGGPAAGASNGTRGNGKARKRSRGGASTAAAGDDLTSPMQGTIVKVAVEDGAAVREGDLVVVLEAMKMEQPLTAHKSGTISGLTALPGATVSAGAVIASILD, from the coding sequence ATGAGCCAGAACATCCCCGCGCCTGCTGCGACCCCCGCCAAGGCACTCACCAAGATCCTCATTGCCAACCGCGGCGAGATTGCGGTCCGCGTCATCCGCGCCGCCCGCGATGAGGGAATTGCCGCCGTTGCGGTCTATGCCGAGCCCGACCGCGACGCCCTGCACGTCCGCCTCGCCGACGAGGCCTTTGCGCTTGGCGGCAACACCGCGGCCGAGTCCTACCTGGACATGGACAAGATCCTCGACGCCGCCGCACGCGCCGGCGCCGACGCCATCCACCCCGGCTACGGTTTCCTCTCCGAGAACGCCGAATTCGCCCAGCGCGTCATCGACGCCGGCCTGACCTGGATCGGCCCCTCCCCCGCCGCCATCTCCTCACTCGGGGATAAGGTCCAGGCCCGGCACATCGCCGCCAAGGTCGGCGCACCACTGGTTCCGGGTACGGCGGATCCGGTCGAGTCGGCCCAGGATGTCCTGGACTTCGCTGACCGGCACGGACTGCCGCTCGCCATCAAGGCGGCTTTCGGCGGCGGCGGCCGCGGCATCAAGGTTGCCCGCACCCGCGAAGAGATTCCCGAAATGTTCGACTCGGCGGTCCGCGAGGCCACAGCTGCCTTCGGCCGGGGTGAGTGCTTCATCGAGCGCTTCCTGGACGCCCCCCGCCACGTGGAAACCCAGTGCCTTGCTGATGCCTACGGCAACGTGGTGGTTATTTCCACGCGCGACTGCTCCCTGCAGCGCCGCAACCAGAAGCTTGTCGAGGAAGCCCCGGCCCCCTTCCTCACCGAAGAACAGAACGCCAGCCTCTACTCGGCGTCGAAGGCCATCCTCAAGGAAGCCGGCTACCAGGGCGCCGGGACCTGCGAATTCCTGGTCGGCAAGGATGGCACCATTTCCTTCCTGGAGGTCAACACGCGGCTGCAGGTTGAGCACCCCGTCTCCGAGGAAGTCACCGGCCTGGACCTGGTCCGCGAGCAGTTCCGCATCGCCCGCGGCGAGGCCCTGGGCTACGGCGACCCGGAAGTGCGCGGCCACTCCTTCGAGTTCCGCATCAACGGCGAAGACCCGGGGCGCAACTTCATGCCCGCCCCCGGTACCGTCTCCGAGTTCAAGCTGCCCACCGGCCCCGGCGTCCGCGTTGATTCGGGCATCGAAGCAGGCGAAACCGTGGGCGGAAACTTCGATTCCATGCTCGCCAAGCTGATCGTCACCGGGGCCACCCGCCGCGAAGCCCTGCAGCGTGCGCGGCGCGCCTTGGCGGAGATCGACGTCGCCGGCCTGCCTACCGTGCTGCCCTTCCACCGCGCCGTCGCTGCGGACCCCGCCTTCACCGGCGAGGACACCTTCGGCGTCCACACGCGCTGGATCGAGACCGAGTTCGTGAACACCATCCCGGCCTGGAGCGGCGAACCCGGAACGGGCGACGACGACGACGAGCGCCGGCGCGTCACCGTTGAAGTAGGCGGCAAGCGGCTCGAGGTTGTGCTCCCGGCCGGCCTTGGCGGCCCCGCAGCCGGCGCTTCCAACGGCACCCGCGGCAACGGCAAGGCCCGCAAGCGTTCCCGGGGCGGTGCCTCCACCGCGGCCGCGGGCGATGACCTGACCTCACCCATGCAGGGAACCATCGTCAAGGTGGCCGTCGAGGACGGAGCAGCGGTTCGCGAGGGTGACCTGGTGGTGGTGCTCGAAGCCATGAAGATGGAACAGCCGCTGACCGCGCACAAGTCCGGCACCATCTCCGGCCTGACCGCCCTGCCCGGCGCGACGGTGTCCGCCGGCGCCGTCATCGCCTCGATCCTGGACTGA
- a CDS encoding phospho-sugar mutase, translating to MTLIPADLEELTAAAHAWADSDPDPDTARELRALLRILADTDGADTDAPGADAAADAAAAELADRFAGTLEFGTAGLRAELGAGSNRMNRVVVRRTAAGIASFLQDTAGDNWTPSAVIGYDARHKSKDFALETAAVFGAAGIETFLLPCTLPTPLLAYAVRALDTDAGVMVTASHNPAADNGYKVYLGGRTVKGPGRGAQIVTPYDAEIAARIDYTVPLDSIELAPDGYTEVSESLIADYIGAVDDLAHREGYPARDLDIVLTPMHGVGGETMSAVLRGAGFTSVTLVPEQALPDPDFPTVAFPNPEEPGALDLALKLAAERNADLVLANDPDADRAAVAAKDPATGEWRMLRGDEVGALLGRHIARRIAAGRWKVRGEKARSGVVFANSIVSSRLLARIADAAGFEHQETLTGFKWISRVPKLTYGYEEALGYCVAPGLVRDKDGISAGVLLAELAAALKAKGRTLFDELDELALEHGLHQSDQLSVRVENLGLLTEMMQRLREHPPVSFAGSPVETAVDLSEGANGLPPTDGLRYITRDNTRVIIRPSGTEPKLKCYLEVIEPVGSAADLPAARSNARATLDAVLADVRKALGL from the coding sequence ATGACTCTGATCCCCGCCGACCTCGAAGAACTCACCGCCGCCGCGCATGCGTGGGCGGACAGTGACCCTGACCCGGACACCGCCCGTGAGCTCCGCGCCCTCCTCCGCATCCTCGCGGACACGGACGGTGCGGACACGGACGCCCCCGGTGCGGACGCCGCTGCGGACGCCGCTGCGGCGGAACTGGCGGACCGGTTTGCCGGCACGCTCGAGTTCGGAACCGCTGGGCTGCGTGCGGAGCTGGGCGCCGGTTCAAACCGGATGAACCGCGTAGTAGTGCGGCGCACCGCTGCCGGCATCGCTTCCTTCCTGCAGGACACAGCCGGCGACAACTGGACTCCCAGCGCCGTGATCGGCTACGACGCCCGGCACAAGTCGAAGGACTTCGCGCTGGAAACGGCTGCCGTTTTCGGCGCCGCCGGCATCGAAACGTTCCTGCTGCCCTGCACGCTTCCGACGCCGCTGCTCGCCTACGCGGTCCGCGCCCTGGACACGGACGCGGGTGTGATGGTCACTGCCAGCCACAACCCTGCCGCCGACAACGGCTACAAGGTCTACCTGGGCGGCCGCACGGTCAAGGGCCCCGGCCGCGGTGCACAGATTGTCACGCCGTACGACGCCGAGATTGCCGCACGGATCGACTACACCGTTCCGCTGGACTCCATTGAGCTGGCACCGGACGGCTACACGGAGGTTTCTGAGTCACTGATCGCTGACTACATCGGCGCCGTCGACGACCTGGCGCACCGCGAAGGCTACCCGGCACGGGACCTGGACATCGTCCTCACGCCCATGCACGGCGTCGGCGGCGAAACCATGTCCGCCGTGCTTCGCGGCGCCGGATTCACCTCGGTGACCCTGGTTCCGGAGCAGGCACTGCCGGACCCGGACTTCCCCACCGTCGCCTTCCCGAACCCGGAGGAACCCGGAGCGCTGGACCTGGCCCTGAAGCTTGCCGCCGAACGGAACGCGGACCTAGTCCTTGCCAATGATCCCGACGCCGACCGCGCCGCCGTCGCCGCCAAGGACCCTGCCACGGGCGAATGGCGCATGCTGCGCGGGGACGAAGTGGGTGCCCTGCTGGGCCGCCACATTGCCCGGCGGATCGCTGCCGGACGCTGGAAGGTGCGGGGTGAGAAAGCCCGCTCCGGCGTTGTCTTCGCCAACTCGATCGTTTCCTCCCGCCTCCTGGCCCGCATTGCGGACGCTGCAGGTTTTGAGCACCAGGAAACCCTGACCGGCTTCAAGTGGATCTCCCGGGTGCCGAAGCTGACCTACGGATACGAAGAAGCCCTGGGCTACTGCGTGGCTCCGGGACTGGTCCGGGACAAGGACGGCATCTCCGCCGGAGTGCTGCTGGCCGAGCTGGCAGCGGCCCTGAAGGCGAAGGGCCGGACCCTCTTTGACGAACTCGACGAGCTGGCCCTGGAGCACGGCCTGCACCAGAGTGACCAGCTCTCCGTCCGAGTGGAGAACCTGGGCCTGCTGACCGAAATGATGCAGCGGCTGCGCGAGCACCCGCCGGTCTCCTTCGCCGGCTCCCCGGTGGAAACCGCCGTCGACCTTTCCGAGGGCGCCAACGGGCTGCCGCCCACCGACGGGCTGCGGTACATTACCCGTGACAACACCCGGGTCATCATCCGCCCCAGCGGAACCGAGCCCAAGCTCAAGTGCTATCTCGAGGTAATTGAGCCTGTTGGTTCAGCGGCTGATCTGCCGGCTGCGCGTTCCAACGCACGTGCAACCCTGGACGCAGTGCTGGCAGACGTTCGGAAGGCCCTGGGACTCTAA
- the deoC gene encoding deoxyribose-phosphate aldolase, protein MSTPIASYIDHTLLKPEASRDDILRVCSEAAEYQFKSVCVNPIWVGTVRNALKGSGVLTCSVIGFPLGATTTEVKVFEAQGALQDGADEIDMVIDIAAARRGDRAALVRDIAAVADAVHAAGGILKVIIETSLLNDEQKVLACEASVEAGADFVKTSTGFNGGGATAEDVALMRRTVGPDLGVKASGGVRSLEDAQAMIDAGATRIGASSGIAIVNGSKATSDY, encoded by the coding sequence ATGTCTACACCCATTGCCTCGTATATTGATCACACGCTCCTCAAACCCGAGGCCAGCCGCGACGACATCCTCCGGGTCTGCTCCGAAGCCGCTGAGTACCAGTTCAAGTCCGTCTGCGTGAACCCGATCTGGGTCGGCACCGTCCGCAACGCACTGAAGGGCAGCGGAGTGCTCACCTGCTCGGTCATCGGCTTCCCGCTGGGAGCCACCACCACCGAGGTGAAGGTCTTTGAAGCCCAGGGCGCGCTTCAGGACGGCGCAGATGAGATTGACATGGTCATCGACATCGCCGCAGCCCGGCGCGGAGACCGCGCCGCCCTGGTCCGCGACATTGCAGCCGTAGCCGATGCCGTGCATGCTGCCGGCGGCATCCTCAAGGTCATCATCGAAACCTCCCTGCTCAACGATGAGCAGAAGGTCCTGGCCTGCGAAGCTTCCGTCGAAGCCGGAGCCGACTTCGTGAAGACCTCCACCGGTTTCAACGGCGGCGGAGCCACTGCCGAAGACGTTGCCCTGATGCGCCGGACGGTCGGTCCGGACCTCGGAGTCAAGGCTTCCGGCGGCGTCCGTTCGCTCGAAGATGCGCAGGCAATGATCGACGCCGGGGCCACGCGTATCGGAGCGAGCTCCGGAATCGCTATTGTTAATGGAAGCAAAGCCACGTCGGACTACTGA
- a CDS encoding purine-nucleoside phosphorylase, translated as MTNDPFELAQQAADYIAEHTGVPSHDIALVLGSGWGEAAELIGETTATLSASDIPGFSAPSVQGHVGTIRSVLTTDGKRALVLGARTHYYEGKGVRAVVHGVRTAAAAGAKVMVLTNGCGGLNPDWQPGTPVLISDHLNLTATSPLEGATFVDLTDLYSSRLRDVARSVDPTLDEGVYAQFTGPHYETPAEVRYAKTIGADLVGMSTALEAIAARHAGMEVFGISLVTNLAAGISPVALSHGEVLEAGQAAGPRISKLLAEIINKI; from the coding sequence GTGACTAACGACCCATTTGAACTTGCCCAGCAGGCCGCCGACTACATTGCAGAGCACACCGGCGTGCCATCCCACGACATTGCACTGGTTCTCGGAAGCGGCTGGGGTGAAGCCGCCGAACTGATCGGCGAGACCACCGCTACGCTCTCCGCCTCCGATATCCCGGGCTTCTCGGCCCCCTCCGTGCAGGGGCACGTGGGCACCATCCGCTCCGTCCTCACCACCGACGGCAAGCGTGCCTTGGTCCTGGGCGCACGCACCCACTACTACGAGGGCAAGGGCGTACGCGCCGTCGTGCACGGCGTCCGCACCGCAGCCGCCGCCGGCGCCAAGGTCATGGTCCTCACCAACGGCTGCGGCGGGCTGAATCCCGATTGGCAGCCGGGCACCCCGGTGCTGATCAGCGACCACCTCAACCTCACCGCCACGTCCCCGCTCGAAGGCGCGACGTTCGTTGACCTGACAGACCTGTACTCGTCGCGGCTGCGCGACGTGGCACGCAGCGTGGACCCGACCCTGGATGAAGGCGTTTACGCCCAGTTCACCGGCCCGCACTACGAAACGCCGGCCGAGGTCCGCTACGCCAAGACCATCGGCGCCGACCTGGTCGGCATGTCCACGGCGCTCGAAGCCATTGCCGCCCGGCACGCCGGCATGGAGGTCTTCGGCATCTCCCTGGTCACCAACCTGGCAGCCGGCATCAGCCCGGTGGCACTGAGCCACGGCGAGGTCCTGGAAGCGGGACAGGCCGCCGGACCGCGCATCTCCAAGCTGCTCGCCGAGATCATCAACAAGATCTAG
- a CDS encoding EAL domain-containing protein, with protein MTPDSGPANPSAEAVRLNRIVEGIVSIAAGNLTSRIPVSPARDQIDAVSTGINLLAEELDDIYRDLEQRVQDRTQELREAHAQMQHMALSDPLTGAGNRTALMQAAEDALAVWNDEQVRDAAPAVLMVDLDGFKDINDSFGHQAGDRVLQEVATRLLACVPGDSTVSRLGGDEFAVLLPDVSRMSARATAERVQEALGFKMKVEELDVWPRASIGVHLAEVGQSAKDLLLRADTAMYEAKEDGPGLVRLFEPVMLYARQLRRKMSSDLRNAVERNEFRLAYQPVVDLVTGKMQGVEVLLRWEHPTQGLVMPDIFIPLAEESGAILGIGRWVLRSALEQLAEWRKAGQDQDGFHIRVNVSPSELQSMDLVDFVRAQLRETGAAPGDLTLEITESAFVGSGDVETYSMRSIKALGVRLEIDDFGTGYSSISYLRRLPVDTVKVDRALIAEISRDEGQLQFVDAVHRLIQAAGMEAVFEGIETLQQAELLQDMGCCSGQGYYFSRPLTAGQVGTLLASGSRLPLATELLA; from the coding sequence ATGACACCTGACTCTGGACCTGCCAACCCGTCTGCCGAAGCTGTCCGGCTGAACAGGATAGTCGAGGGCATTGTCAGTATCGCGGCGGGAAACCTCACATCGCGGATTCCCGTTTCGCCCGCACGCGACCAGATTGATGCCGTCAGCACGGGCATTAATCTGCTGGCCGAAGAACTGGACGATATTTACCGGGACCTTGAGCAGCGTGTGCAGGACCGTACCCAGGAGCTCCGGGAAGCCCACGCCCAGATGCAGCACATGGCCCTGAGCGACCCGCTCACCGGAGCTGGAAACAGAACTGCCTTGATGCAGGCAGCTGAGGACGCGTTGGCGGTTTGGAACGACGAGCAAGTTCGGGATGCCGCGCCGGCGGTTTTGATGGTTGACCTGGATGGATTTAAAGACATCAATGACAGCTTTGGACACCAGGCCGGTGACCGGGTACTCCAGGAAGTGGCGACCCGATTGCTGGCCTGCGTGCCGGGGGATAGCACCGTCTCCCGGCTCGGCGGGGACGAATTCGCCGTCCTGCTCCCCGACGTCAGCCGCATGTCCGCCCGGGCGACGGCCGAGCGTGTGCAGGAAGCACTGGGGTTCAAAATGAAGGTGGAGGAACTGGATGTCTGGCCCCGTGCCAGCATTGGCGTGCACCTTGCCGAGGTTGGGCAATCCGCCAAGGACCTGCTGCTCCGCGCCGACACGGCGATGTACGAAGCGAAGGAAGACGGCCCGGGCCTGGTGCGGCTATTTGAACCGGTGATGCTCTACGCCCGCCAGCTGCGGCGCAAAATGTCCTCCGACCTGCGCAACGCCGTTGAACGCAACGAGTTTCGGTTGGCGTACCAGCCCGTTGTGGATCTGGTCACCGGCAAGATGCAGGGTGTGGAGGTGCTGCTGCGCTGGGAGCATCCGACGCAGGGACTGGTCATGCCGGACATCTTCATTCCGCTGGCCGAGGAGAGCGGAGCCATTCTGGGGATAGGACGCTGGGTGCTGCGGTCTGCCTTGGAGCAACTAGCGGAGTGGCGTAAGGCGGGCCAGGACCAGGATGGCTTCCATATCCGCGTCAACGTCTCCCCGTCCGAACTGCAGAGCATGGACCTGGTGGACTTTGTCCGGGCGCAGCTGCGGGAAACCGGCGCCGCACCCGGTGATCTCACTCTTGAGATCACCGAGAGCGCCTTCGTGGGCAGCGGGGACGTGGAGACTTACTCCATGAGATCGATCAAGGCCCTGGGCGTCCGTCTGGAAATCGACGATTTCGGCACGGGGTATTCATCCATCAGCTACCTGCGGCGCCTGCCGGTGGACACCGTCAAGGTGGACCGCGCGCTGATTGCCGAAATCAGCCGCGACGAAGGGCAGCTGCAGTTCGTGGACGCGGTCCACCGGCTTATCCAGGCTGCCGGGATGGAAGCCGTGTTCGAAGGGATAGAGACCCTGCAGCAGGCTGAACTACTGCAGGACATGGGCTGCTGCAGCGGCCAGGGCTACTACTTCAGCCGGCCGCTCACGGCCGGGCAGGTGGGGACGCTCCTGGCCAGCGGCAGCCGCCTGCCGCTGGCTACGGAACTGCTCGCGTAA
- a CDS encoding NAD(P)H-quinone dehydrogenase: MTTQLDFTARKLAILGGGPGGYEAALVAASLGADVTIVERQGLGGSAVLTDVVPSKTLIATADVMTRLTAARNLGVEFGDVASPVYADLKVVNHRLLALAKEQSNDIRSTLERVGVKVKIGEGRLLDNTTIEVTADDGTVETVKAEALLIATGANPRELETSVPDGERIFTWKQIYNLTEVPEHLIVIGSGVTGAEFASAYNGLGTKVTLISSRDRVLPGEDADAAVVLEDVFQARGMTVLSRSRADSVKNTGDGVLVTLSDGRTVEGSHCLVAVGAIPNTAGIGLEEAGVQLDERGQIRVDGVSRTTASNVYAAGDCTGVFNLASVAAMQGRIAVAHLMGDGVKPLKLKTVASNIFTSPEIASVGVSEADVAEGRYQGDVIKLSLHTNARAKMMDVKEGFVKIISRKGSGTVIGGVVVGPRASELIFPIAIAVTHKLHVDDLANTFAVYPSLTGSISEAARRLHVHM; encoded by the coding sequence GTGACCACCCAACTAGATTTTACTGCCCGGAAACTTGCGATTCTCGGAGGCGGCCCCGGCGGCTACGAGGCTGCCCTCGTGGCGGCATCCCTCGGAGCGGACGTAACCATCGTCGAGCGGCAGGGACTGGGCGGTTCAGCCGTGCTTACCGACGTCGTTCCGTCCAAGACCCTCATTGCCACCGCCGACGTGATGACCCGGCTGACTGCGGCCCGGAACCTCGGCGTGGAATTCGGGGACGTGGCCTCGCCGGTCTACGCAGACCTGAAGGTGGTCAATCATCGCCTGCTGGCCCTGGCCAAGGAACAGTCCAATGACATCCGCAGCACCCTGGAACGGGTGGGCGTGAAGGTGAAGATCGGCGAAGGCCGCCTGCTGGACAACACCACCATTGAAGTCACCGCCGACGACGGCACTGTGGAAACGGTCAAGGCCGAAGCCTTGCTGATTGCCACCGGCGCGAACCCCCGCGAGCTGGAGACCTCCGTTCCCGACGGTGAGCGGATCTTCACCTGGAAGCAGATCTACAACCTCACCGAGGTTCCCGAGCACCTGATCGTCATCGGTTCCGGCGTCACGGGCGCGGAATTCGCCTCCGCCTACAACGGGCTCGGCACCAAGGTCACGCTGATCTCCAGCCGCGACCGCGTGCTGCCCGGCGAGGACGCAGATGCCGCCGTCGTGCTGGAAGACGTTTTCCAGGCCCGCGGCATGACCGTGCTCAGCCGGTCCCGCGCCGATTCCGTGAAGAATACGGGCGACGGCGTGCTGGTTACGCTTTCGGACGGACGGACTGTTGAAGGCAGTCACTGCCTCGTAGCCGTGGGCGCCATCCCGAACACCGCGGGCATCGGTTTGGAAGAAGCAGGCGTGCAGCTGGACGAGCGCGGCCAGATCCGGGTTGACGGCGTCTCCCGCACCACGGCCAGCAACGTCTACGCCGCGGGCGACTGCACCGGCGTTTTCAACCTGGCCTCCGTGGCGGCCATGCAGGGCCGCATCGCCGTGGCACACCTCATGGGCGACGGCGTGAAGCCACTGAAGCTCAAGACCGTGGCCTCGAACATCTTCACCTCCCCGGAAATCGCCTCCGTGGGCGTTTCCGAGGCCGATGTTGCAGAGGGCCGGTACCAGGGCGACGTCATCAAGCTGTCCCTGCACACCAACGCCCGGGCCAAGATGATGGACGTCAAGGAAGGCTTCGTGAAGATCATTTCCCGCAAGGGCTCGGGCACCGTGATCGGCGGCGTCGTGGTGGGTCCGCGCGCATCGGAGCTGATTTTCCCCATCGCCATTGCCGTCACCCACAAGCTGCACGTGGATGATCTGGCCAATACTTTTGCCGTCTACCCGTCGCTCACCGGTTCCATTTCTGAAGCCGCCCGGCGCCTGCACGTGCACATGTAG
- a CDS encoding MFS transporter: MSTKNPSAASTPAPVPAKANSKGRVIVASLVGTSIEFYDFYVYATAAVLVFPRLFFPNAEGITALLSSFAVFGVAFIARPLGSIVFGHFGDKVGRKGTLVASLLTMGIATFLIGCLPTAENGWTILAPAMLVVLRFAQGLALGGEWSGAALLATENAPANKRAVWGTFPQLGAPIGFILANGLFLLLSFQLDAEQFDSWGWRVPFLASAVMVIIGLYVRLKLVETPAFQKVVDSGEVSKLPLSRAFKYSWRQMIAGTFIMLATYVLFYLMTTFTLSYGTAAKSAEAAQAAAEKAGKAFDPETFAAGLGYARNDFLIMLIIGVVFFGIFTLVAGPLAEKFGRRKTLLVVTAGIFLFGFTFSPLLGGGTVGVMALLIIGFTLMGLTFGPMGALLPELFPTNVRYTGSAIAYNVSSILGAAVAPFIAVALWQAADGSPWLVGIYLSSMAVLTLIALFVTKETRDVDYENNSSEGVKVP; this comes from the coding sequence ATGTCTACTAAGAATCCCTCCGCGGCATCCACGCCGGCGCCGGTGCCGGCCAAGGCCAATTCCAAGGGCCGCGTGATTGTTGCCAGCCTCGTCGGCACCTCCATTGAGTTCTACGACTTCTACGTATACGCAACGGCTGCGGTCCTCGTCTTCCCCCGGTTGTTCTTTCCGAACGCCGAGGGGATCACGGCCCTGCTGAGCTCGTTCGCTGTCTTTGGGGTGGCTTTCATTGCCCGGCCGCTGGGCTCCATCGTCTTCGGGCACTTCGGTGACAAGGTGGGCCGCAAGGGAACCCTGGTGGCATCGCTGTTGACCATGGGGATTGCGACGTTCCTCATCGGTTGCCTGCCGACCGCGGAAAACGGCTGGACGATCCTCGCTCCCGCCATGCTGGTGGTGCTGCGGTTTGCCCAGGGCCTGGCCCTGGGTGGGGAATGGTCGGGAGCGGCGCTGCTCGCGACCGAGAACGCTCCGGCCAACAAGCGTGCCGTCTGGGGAACCTTCCCGCAGCTGGGCGCGCCGATCGGGTTCATCCTGGCCAACGGCCTGTTCCTGCTGCTGAGCTTCCAGCTGGATGCCGAGCAGTTCGACTCCTGGGGCTGGCGCGTGCCGTTCCTGGCCAGCGCTGTCATGGTGATCATCGGCCTGTACGTCCGGCTGAAGCTGGTTGAGACGCCGGCCTTCCAGAAGGTTGTGGATTCGGGCGAGGTCAGCAAACTGCCCCTGAGCCGCGCCTTCAAGTACAGCTGGCGCCAGATGATTGCCGGCACCTTCATCATGCTGGCGACGTATGTGCTGTTCTACCTGATGACCACGTTCACGCTGTCCTACGGGACCGCGGCCAAGAGCGCGGAAGCGGCGCAGGCCGCCGCGGAAAAGGCCGGCAAGGCCTTCGACCCGGAGACCTTCGCCGCCGGTCTGGGCTACGCCCGCAACGACTTCCTGATCATGCTGATCATCGGCGTGGTGTTCTTCGGGATCTTCACGCTCGTCGCCGGTCCGCTGGCGGAGAAGTTCGGACGCCGCAAGACACTGTTGGTTGTCACCGCCGGCATCTTCCTCTTCGGCTTCACGTTCTCGCCGCTGCTGGGCGGCGGAACCGTGGGGGTCATGGCGCTGCTGATCATCGGCTTCACCCTGATGGGCCTGACGTTCGGGCCCATGGGAGCCCTGCTGCCGGAGCTCTTCCCGACCAACGTGCGTTACACGGGCTCGGCCATCGCCTACAACGTCTCCTCCATCCTGGGGGCGGCCGTGGCTCCGTTCATCGCGGTTGCCCTGTGGCAGGCCGCGGACGGAAGCCCGTGGCTGGTGGGCATCTACCTGTCCTCCATGGCGGTGCTGACGCTGATCGCACTGTTCGTGACCAAGGAAACCCGCGACGTCGACTACGAAAACAATTCCAGTGAGGGCGTGAAGGTCCCCTAG
- a CDS encoding STAS/SEC14 domain-containing protein has translation MARSDRLQYAGTRPHDGPQNPPEGKGAVTGDERISPGNISVEFADEGHLVLVLPPGEVITGTMALLAAEKIRAFAGASTLPLLLVLTGVDSVSRSARDVFSAARSLSAVAVMGVSPVDRVIANFLLGGEVQPCPTRYFSSEPDALGWLKRFAV, from the coding sequence ATGGCTAGAAGCGATAGATTGCAGTACGCAGGGACGCGCCCCCATGACGGGCCGCAGAACCCACCGGAAGGCAAGGGCGCGGTAACCGGGGATGAAAGGATTTCCCCCGGGAACATCTCGGTCGAATTCGCCGATGAGGGCCATTTGGTGCTGGTCCTGCCGCCAGGTGAAGTGATCACCGGGACGATGGCCCTGCTGGCGGCAGAGAAGATCCGGGCCTTCGCGGGAGCCAGCACCCTGCCTCTGCTCCTGGTCCTGACCGGGGTGGATTCAGTCTCCCGAAGCGCCCGCGACGTTTTCAGTGCGGCACGGTCGCTCTCGGCGGTTGCCGTCATGGGTGTCTCGCCGGTGGACCGCGTTATTGCTAATTTTCTGTTGGGAGGCGAAGTGCAGCCGTGCCCCACCCGCTACTTCTCGAGCGAGCCTGACGCGCTTGGCTGGCTGAAACGATTTGCGGTATGA
- a CDS encoding dihydrofolate reductase family protein, producing MGRLIYTSITSLDGYIADESGSFDWSMPDEEVHSFVNGLESDVRTHLLGRRLYEVMAAWDAVPAEDEPPAIHEYARIWQAADKVVFSRTLADLSAPRTRLEREFDPAAVRALVEASDGDVSVGGADLAGQALQAGLVDELQQLLSPVIVGGGKPFLPDGLRLALELLEEKRFANGVVFLRYRVRN from the coding sequence ATGGGACGGCTGATCTACACCAGCATCACGTCACTCGACGGGTACATAGCGGACGAGTCCGGGTCCTTTGACTGGAGCATGCCCGATGAAGAGGTCCACTCCTTCGTCAACGGGTTGGAGAGCGACGTACGCACGCACCTGTTGGGCCGTCGGCTGTATGAGGTGATGGCTGCCTGGGACGCCGTGCCCGCCGAGGACGAGCCGCCCGCCATCCACGAGTACGCGCGGATCTGGCAGGCGGCGGACAAGGTGGTTTTCTCCCGGACCCTCGCCGACCTCTCCGCGCCGCGCACGCGGCTGGAACGGGAGTTCGATCCTGCTGCCGTGCGGGCACTCGTAGAGGCGTCCGACGGCGACGTGTCCGTGGGCGGAGCGGACCTCGCCGGCCAGGCGCTGCAGGCGGGGTTGGTTGACGAGCTGCAGCAGCTGCTCTCCCCCGTGATTGTCGGTGGCGGGAAGCCGTTCCTACCGGACGGTCTGCGGCTGGCCCTGGAGCTGCTGGAGGAGAAACGATTCGCCAACGGCGTCGTGTTCCTGCGGTACCGGGTCCGGAACTGA